ggatgagtacgctggcggacgagaaggaagcatgcgacgattccgagggatgagaagtcggagcggaagcctgctcgagaagatcggaagttgggttcgggtgaaccttattccggatggcagagatcacccaagcgagtggaagactcggactgaggcgaacggagccggagcagaagaccgggctgaaaaagtcaacggggttgactttcccacccagggcgcccggaatagtCTGGGGGCACGGACCAGTTCGGGGCTCTCGGACCGAAAGTTTATCCAGATCTCGGTCAAAATCGAGATTTGTGCGttgggaataaaattttatctccccagggcgctcggaacatttcggggcaccccgaccaaggctataaatacagccttggtccagaagctttataacgaactcaagaattgtaattccaacacttgtttgcttcatttagagtttagcttctttctttgtgcgcttcattgctgtaagaggcttctccgcctgaaggagttagTGTGAcacttttcttggattaacaacctcccggttgtaaccaagtaaatccctgtgtgcctcttcttttactttctgaCTATTTAATTAtgatgcaagtgttagtttaagaagttcgagaagggttgtgttattgttttttcaggctattcaaccatCATTCTAGCCGGCCGTCACGATCCAACAAAAATCATCATAGAAAGATTGAGTCGACTATTGTAGTTGATTGCTCTACTCAAAATGTTCAGAAGCCGACTTGGGAAGTCGATTATATGGCACAGTTGACTGATGGACTACAAATAGTTGATTGATGGTCATTTCAGAAAGTAATAAATGAGGATTTTGAAGATGTGGGCTTGCCATTTCCCATGATATCAGCCATATCAAGCACAACAGTCGACTCATGATGGGCAAACAATTGACTACTGATGTTGAAGATGTTGGCTTCTCATCTCAGATATAGAGAGGCTTTTGGAGATTTTTTCAAGGTGATAGTGAGCTCGAGGCTCGTTTAATATTTGAACCGTTGTCGAGCTCACTTAATACTGGCTCGAGGGCTTGTCGAGCCCTATCAAGCTAGgctataatatattatttttatttatttatgtaaatacTGAACAATTTAGTACCATTAAGTAATTAATGGTAAGTATTaggtaaaatcttaaaatttGAAAGTTTATTTTCAAAAGAATCAAATAGTTATTATTGTTTGATAtacaatataaaaaattactGCAAAATTACTTCTATTTTGGTTCTGGCTTGAGCTCGAGCTCGAAAGCTTGAGTTTAATTCGACTAGATGGTCGAGCTGAACTCGAGCTCAAATTCGCAAGCTCAATCGAGTTCAAGCCTTGCTTTATTTTTTTCAAGCTTGAGCTCGAGCTGATCCCAGCTCGAGGTTGGCTCTATTTCATCCCTGTTACCATCAACTACAATTTTTGGCAATTGACAATTTGTTCTCTTCAGATATTCATGTTAACTAGTAAAATAGTCAAAGACATAATCGGCTAAGCATATATGCAGATCAATGCTCTGAATAAAACAATTTTATTGGTTCCCCAAAACGTAGAATTAAATATTCATGTTGAACTATATAATTTCTGATATATATCATTTTAGAGCTGTTTTCTGGAATTTGAAGCTACTTCTTAATCATCATGGTATAACTTTTTACTGTCCCTTGGAATTGAAAAAATTATGTAGTATACCTGACTTTGGCCAACTATATTCAGCATATGAGTCTTTTTCTTCATTGATAGCTAATTTAGGTGCAGCTTTTTTTCCTCAATCAGTCCCTCTATCTAGGTTTCTTTCTAATCTCTCTCAAGTATTCCCTCTTTCCCTAAAGTTCTACATCACAATTCCTGTAACTCTGCTTAAATAAATGCTCCATTGCAATAGAATAAGCCAGAAAGAAAGTTGTATTTCCAAATGTCAATAATTCCATATGCTGGTAatagttaatcatcatcatcatgtctATCAAGCAGGTATATCCCAACTATTTCAGGCCAGGCTGGCTAAATCCCAAACTGTGGATGCCCCAACTATTTTAGGTGGGCTATATGTCGTGGATGTCTTAATTATTTTAGATCAGTTACACGAATCTTACTTATCCCTAGCTCGTCGATGCCCCAATAATTTTAGGTCATCCATATGAATGTTATACCAAGCCATAGATGCCCCAACTATTTAAGGTTGGTTACATGAATCTTATCCCAAGCTGTATATGTCTCAACCATAGGTCACTTGTATGAATCTTATCCTCCATTGAATCTTATTCCTTTAAAtgattgaattattatttttttgtctcTATTTACcccttatatttaaaattattaaattattttatggcATTAACTAATTCCTTTTGGTCTCTTTCTACCATTTTCCCTTGCACTAGGAATATTTAgaagattaaattatttatttatttattgcattAACTAATGTTTTTGGGTCTCTACCTAACTCTTATTCCTTcaactttaatcaatttaatttttttaattgctgAGTCTGTTAGATGTCTTTGAATATGTTCATACCATATACTTTTTCTTAATTCACACTTGgacattagtattttttttttaaattatccttTTTGGTAACTCTTCACATCATTTTAAACATTTTTATCtttgttatattattttttttacttgtttatTTTTAACTACTCAAAACTATTATTCACAAAGTATGAAGGAGACATAATAGCCATACAAAATTTTCCACTCGCGCACTCTGACCACAATGCACCATCAAACAGGTAGTTGAAAAAAACAGTGTTTATTCTCCACCGATTTGGTACACACACCCACACTTAGGCCTTTCCTTTTCAGTGAACATTTGGTTAATTTTGTTCCCCTTTGTCGCCTTTTGAAATTTTACCTATATGTTTGTTCAAATGGAATGagcatattttttttttggtgctaGGGATGAGCATCTTTGGAATCCTtaactcattttttttttctcgctTTGGGTAGGTGTACAGTGTGTCTTGCAGAATACCAAGAGAAGGATGTCTTGCGCATTCTACCTTTTTGTGGGCACACTTTCCATGTCATTTGCATAGATATATGGCTGAAACAACATTCAACATGCCCTGTCTGTAGAATTTCCTTGCGAGATTCTCCCGATAGAAAGCGCTCCATGCAGCCTCTCTACTGTCCTCCCGCCAGGTCCTTTTCTCCGTCTGAAACTCTTGGTTCAGATCCGTGCCAGTCCCAGTTCTCAGAGTCCGTTTTTTCTGTAAGAGCCGGAGAAACCCAGAGAACTGTATCTCATTAAGACGACCAGTTTGTGTAATTATCACGCAGTCAGGCGAGAAATCCTTCGTGAACTTGAAGTTAACTGTTCCACGCCAAGAGAAGAAAATCTGAAGACCCGACCAAATTCTTTGGCTCGCAAATGTTAGGAAACCTGCATGCTTGTGATTGATTTCCATGCATTTAAATAGCATTCAAAATTTCAGAAGCTAACAGCAAAGCTCCTGTTGCTCAAATTCTTCTTTTCATTTGTTCGACGCATGTAAAATAATAGTGAATTTTGGGTAGCTTGATATCTAGTCAGGAATCTGTCCTCCTTGAATCAATCTGGGTGTTTTTAGAATACCGTTAAGTTGGTCAAGTGAACAACCCTATTGAACCTCAGATGCTTGAAGATAAAAAGATTAAACTATGGAGATGTGTTCTCTGGCAAAACCAAGAGTGATCAGATGAGCTAAGTTTCTCCTATCCCTGCAGGTACTGACAATTCCTGAACCTTCATATCCATTATCATCATCcttattattttttgataattCAAGTATTCAATTATATCCATTATCATTATTGTTTCAAGTGTAAGTTGGTAAATAAGAGCATAACTTGCTCCTCGCAGAATCTTGCATGTTTTGCTTGCTTAATTTTAGAAACAAGAAGGTTGACTTGACATAACTTTGTTTTTGTTGAGCAAGTAAAAAAGTCAAGATGGTGATCTAGTCAACTGCTCACGACAAACACAGATGGATTGGGCATGGGAAGTAGGTTAGTAGTAGTTGCAAATCTCTGTCATCGATGATTGAGCATGAATGCATTGGTCAATATTTCTATGATTTTTAGTTAATGCATGTGTCATTGTTGTTGGATGAATTtcgtaattttttgttaattaattaaaattgttatttTATTTGTATAGTGGCATATCCGATTATAGGAtagattttataaaaataataaaatgagaattaaattttttttcacatGATTTATTAATACCTTGCAATTTAACATATTAATTATTATAAGAGatattttaagataaaaaattattgtatttattgtttacataaaatactaataatattatatttatttttgtattggtGAAATATACCGACTTgtatttgtaaaatttaaaaaatatttaatgataCAACTGAATAAATTTTTAGTCTtcattattatatttctaatttaattatgatgaattgttataatataattttaattataaataaatatattaagagtGAATTTTATTGTcaataataaaatcaaaatccaaaaaaaTACTTTATCCTACTCTTGATGTTATAATAATTGCATTTGATGTAAACCCTaaatttaaataagatttttcttAATATTAGTTATGTATTATGatgttttaatttcatttaaaaattattcatctCTTAATCCCattaatattatataaaatattaaaaatattttatatggaatttattaaaattatagtTTGAATTATtgattagaaattaatatttttgaaacatAATATTTAAtagtaatttaaaattaacaaaaaaaactaTTAATAGAATTcacgaaaatttttaaattttaaatatgactttaaaattaatttataagttaattttttttgttgGTAATAGTTATCTAATTTAAATCGTCCATTctcatataaattttttattagcgatcagaataaatttagaaatattatgaTAATTCATTAATCTAATATTTTTAAGTCAActatctattaaaaaaaatttattcatgaatccacctaagttaaaaagaatttttcagagaagattattaaaattaaaaaaattctgatTTGTCCGCTATCAACCGTTATGCTACAACCGttggatttttttaaataaattatatatacatttataaattaatatatatatattcataaattatatataaatttagagAGTGTTTGGTTTAAGAGAATAaaagtggggaatgagaatagTAATCATTGATTATCGTTGTTGATGTTTGGATTATAAGAATGGAaatataaataagagaatgaatctttataattgggtaatgactcatttcCATGTCTCTCcctttcaatgagtcattactctattttcaGCAATCAAAATATCCCTCTCGGGGCGGTGtaatggttaagacatggggtgttgtcacatgagATCTTGGGGTCGAAATTCGGCATGACCGAGCATAATCTCTCCCATGTCTTAACCAtttgtactaatggctagtagccacccgtgatttaccttttttatattggcctagggacgggttgacaggggcgctgagggcgagcaaatcgcctttttgccacatTACTCTATTTTCagcaatcaaaatattcccttattccaaaaatattctcgacccaaaactaaaattttctcctttaatatcaaatatcaaaatatatttatttaatttttctttcatatcattttctctctccttattctctctcatcatattttttctctcctaATTTTATCACcgactttctctctccttaatctctttcatcacactttctttcctctttttttctcattacactttctctctcatcatactttctctctccttaatatctTTCATCACACgcttttccctttttttctcatcatactttctctctcctcaatctctcacatcacactctcttttctcttttttctcatcactttctctctcatcatgttttctatctcatcacactttctctctcctcaatctctcacatcACATTCTcgatcttcttttttttcttaacatactttctctctcatcatgctttttctcatctcaatctcttccatcacattcgctttcctatttttttcatcacactttctctctcttcatcctctctcatcatattttctctctcatcttctatcatcatgctctcttccatcacactccctttcctcattttctctcatcacactctctctcttcattctttcccatcacactttctctctcatcatatttttctctcacattcaactttctctctcatttaattttttctgttattttcctttaaaggtaaaaaaagaaattttaatttattccgatagaaaatattcaactaaccaaacattgcttttaaaagtgatatttatgctcatactcatttccattctttaatattataattctcattccgattcttaTTCTTAGGAAAGTACCAAACACCTCCATGATAAGCAATTGATTTCAACCGtttgatttttttatataaatatatgtttttaaagtatttttttaaaaataataatattcatGAACCATTTTGAATCAATAATTTTGAATCCTTAATCGTAATTATcctgaaagattaaaattaagaaATGATATGCCAAAACTTACCGAATAAGCGATTTCGAATCATGAATTTAAGTAATGATGataaatatgtatatttttttccaTGTTtaatcattaaagtaatcattcataatttaatttcttcaaattgacaaaaaaaaaaaaaaaaaattagtaagaATACTGGAGGGAACGAATTATTTTTTAACATGTGATTTTAAACAGACGTTGTTATAGGAGGAGGTGGACATTTTGTCTGCCTTCGGCTTTCAGTCGGTGGTTATAGTTGCCCAGTCTACGACTCATCTTGTCAATAATTTTGACATTTATACCAAAAagaaaaggcaaaaaaaaaaaaattatggaatGCGTTATATATGTTTAGCCAAAACAACCACATAATAAGTGAGAAATTTTCATTTGACAAGTGTGCACACATACATGATGCTGAGTTGTAAGTTAATAAAAAAGTTCAATAATTTAGATTCTATTATATATTGATTAATATAGG
This region of Zingiber officinale cultivar Zhangliang chromosome 9A, Zo_v1.1, whole genome shotgun sequence genomic DNA includes:
- the LOC122020229 gene encoding RING-H2 finger protein ATL67-like; its protein translation is MFIVFVCTRLICARIHLRNSRMSLPTDASRSDLGIVGSFALERGIHGLEPVTVASFPTKKFGAHPFSSGQDTQCTVCLAEYQEKDVLRILPFCGHTFHVICIDIWLKQHSTCPVCRISLRDSPDRKRSMQPLYCPPARSFSPSETLGSDPCQSQFSESVFSVRAGETQRTVSH